In Mycosarcoma maydis chromosome 20, whole genome shotgun sequence, the genomic stretch ACACGACCCCACACTTGGAAATGCTCAAGTCGGCCTGGCCCCACTCCTTTGACCACTACCATCACCCTGTTTACCTAGCAACAACCACGTTTCAAAATGTCTTCtctcggtggtggaggcggcACGCTAACCAAACCGGATGCGAACCCAAACTTACCACTAGCTGGAATCAAGGTCGTCGAGTTCTCCGGATTGGCGCCCGGCCCGTTTGTTGGAATGGTTCTGGCCGACTTTGGAGCCAACGTGATTCGAATTGACAAGACAGGAACGGGACTCAACCCAGACAGTCTGTGCCGGGGCAAACGCTCGTTTGCAGTTTCTCCCAAAAGTGCTGATGGTCATGCACTCATCACCCAGCTGATTCGATCTGCCGACATTGTCATCGATCCCTTCCGCCCCGGTGTGCTCGAGAGACTGGGTCTGGGACCGCAAGACTTCGACAAGGAAATCAAGAAGGGCCTCATCTTTGCACGCCTGACGGGCTTCCAACGCACGGGACCTTACGCCAATATGGCGGGACACGACATCAACTATATTGCCCTGAGCGGAGTACTCTCGATGCTGGGCAACGCGGGAGGAAAGCCGCAACCTCCTTCCAACCTGCTGGGTGATTTTGCAGGTGGATCAATGATCTGTCTGCTTGGCATATTGCTGGCTTTGGTGGAACGCGTTCGTTCGTCACAGGGACAGATCGTTGAAGCGGATATGGTGACGGGTGCGCGATACGTGTCATCCTTTGTGTTGCTATCCAGCTATCTCTCGCATCCCAGCTGGGGCGCGATCCACAGCGATGGAACCGACCAAACGCGAGGTTGCAACACGCTGGATGGCGGTGCACCATGGTATGGTGTATACGCATGCAAGGACGGCGGATACATGAGCGTCGGTGCAATCGAGCCACAATTCTACAAGGAactgctcgacatccttCGCAAGGTGCTTCCGCAAGCGCCCCAAGGCACACAGCATCCTTCAGCCAGTACCCAGCATGACAGAGATACGTGGCCCGAATTGCAACGCTACTTTAGCGCATGCTTTGC encodes the following:
- a CDS encoding putative alpha-methylacyl-coa racemase, with the translated sequence MSSLGGGGGTLTKPDANPNLPLAGIKVVEFSGLAPGPFVGMVLADFGANVIRIDKTGTGLNPDSLCRGKRSFAVSPKSADGHALITQLIRSADIVIDPFRPGVLERLGLGPQDFDKEIKKGLIFARLTGFQRTGPYANMAGHDINYIALSGVLSMLGNAGGKPQPPSNLLGDFAGGSMICLLGILLALVERVRSSQGQIVEADMVTGARYVSSFVLLSSYLSHPSWGAIHSDGTDQTRGCNTLDGGAPWYGVYACKDGGYMSVGAIEPQFYKELLDILRKVLPQAPQGTQHPSASTQHDRDTWPELQRYFSACFAQLPRSVWERHFIRTDACTVPVLTRDEAALSGVLPAASAENVSDGNPVIPSPAPRLTRTPAKPPSGSAGGEWESEGAEMLLTPGEHTDDILLELGISDANKRIELYRTDAIDGPDRPEGLTKSKL